In one window of Candidatus Scalindua sp. DNA:
- a CDS encoding response regulator, whose product MIRGKMRIQIINPWLVGHPDHADLIRREESIKTTTLLCVDGCEQQQVLYEQELGSEGYKVITAADGREALDKVQWLYPDIIIMDPQTGGLEAIGRIIGKNRSSPIIIHTTCGNQREDFLSWAVDAVIARSTDLTALKSKIRELLTEEPAFVYNETADTIHEP is encoded by the coding sequence ATGATAAGAGGAAAAATGAGAATTCAGATAATCAATCCGTGGTTGGTTGGCCATCCGGACCATGCAGACCTTATCAGAAGAGAGGAGTCCATAAAGACGACTACGCTTCTCTGTGTAGACGGATGTGAACAACAGCAGGTACTTTATGAGCAGGAGTTGGGCTCAGAAGGCTACAAGGTCATAACAGCAGCTGATGGCAGGGAGGCGTTAGATAAGGTTCAATGGCTCTATCCAGACATAATCATAATGGATCCGCAGACGGGTGGCCTTGAGGCAATAGGCAGGATTATAGGTAAAAACAGGAGTAGTCCAATTATTATTCATACTACTTGCGGTAATCAGAGGGAGGATTTTTTGTCATGGGCGGTAGATGCAGTCATTGCCAGATCCACCGATTTAACCGCATTGAAAAGTAAAATACGGGAGCTGCTCACGGAGGAACCTGCGTTCGTATATAACGAAACGGCAGACACAATACATGAACCATGA
- a CDS encoding redoxin domain-containing protein: MHTLKLQMPVLLLLLSGAVLLCSCKTIQKLPGSKTTDGYTYITRCSTCHAVPHPSRLKYQHWKDKIVVMKKNEMPVITAKERKSVLSYIKNRSGKGRKTYQLRCGSCHSVPAVERLRPDEWENQIAVLDGNMPVFSEEERLAVVRYLDTYAKKGIFKSEVQPTGTAGMQYPKLRKIPPPFSLTDMEGNQFSLNEAEGKAVIIHFWATWCESCREELPALEETWKKLRGMDFQVVGIVSDKDSAGAVRDFVSKQNLTFPILVDSMGKTYQSYLVKVLPTTYIVGKDGKIASRATGAINWRDEEIAQYIHHIVHE, from the coding sequence ATGCATACGTTGAAACTTCAAATGCCTGTTCTGCTGCTGCTGTTATCAGGTGCAGTACTCTTGTGCAGCTGTAAAACAATCCAGAAATTACCCGGTTCGAAAACCACCGATGGGTATACCTATATTACCAGGTGCAGTACCTGTCATGCAGTCCCCCATCCCTCGCGTCTTAAATACCAACACTGGAAGGACAAAATTGTAGTAATGAAAAAAAATGAGATGCCGGTTATTACCGCAAAAGAGAGGAAGTCCGTCCTCTCTTACATAAAAAACCGATCGGGCAAAGGGAGAAAGACTTACCAATTACGATGCGGAAGCTGCCATAGTGTACCTGCCGTGGAGAGATTACGACCGGACGAGTGGGAAAATCAGATAGCCGTACTTGATGGGAACATGCCGGTTTTTTCTGAAGAGGAACGATTGGCAGTGGTGAGATATCTGGATACGTACGCAAAGAAAGGAATATTTAAATCCGAAGTTCAACCTACTGGAACAGCAGGAATGCAATACCCGAAATTAAGAAAGATCCCCCCTCCTTTTTCTTTAACAGATATGGAAGGGAATCAATTTTCACTGAACGAGGCAGAGGGTAAAGCCGTTATCATACACTTCTGGGCAACATGGTGTGAATCCTGCCGTGAAGAGCTGCCGGCATTAGAAGAAACGTGGAAAAAATTGCGGGGAATGGATTTTCAAGTTGTAGGTATTGTTTCAGATAAAGATAGTGCTGGTGCTGTCAGGGATTTCGTATCCAAACAGAATTTGACATTTCCGATCCTGGTTGATTCCATGGGAAAAACATATCAATCATATCTGGTAAAGGTGTTGCCCACTACCTACATTGTCGGAAAGGATGGTAAGATCGCATCAAGAGCGACTGGTGCCATTAATTGGAGAGATGAAGAAATTGCACAGTATATTCATCATATCGTTCATGAATAG
- the phoU gene encoding phosphate signaling complex protein PhoU: protein MERHFDEELNELNNLLLNMSTLTERAIQNAVKSLSERNGDLAEETIRSDDSIDLLEIQIDELCIRLLALYQPVATDLRFITSAMEINKDLERIGDQAVNIAERTQEIIKLPILKPLIDIPRMAELSQLMVKDSINSLVNKDEALAIDVCKRDDEVDKINEQIFRELLTYMIEDTKVITRAVELILVGRHLERIADHATNIAECVIFLLKGECIKHNVGKRRPPKKREVKGSEK from the coding sequence ATGGAAAGACATTTTGACGAAGAATTAAATGAATTAAATAACCTTCTCCTGAATATGAGTACGCTGACAGAAAGAGCTATTCAGAATGCGGTGAAGTCCTTATCAGAACGCAATGGAGATTTAGCAGAAGAGACTATCAGATCAGATGACTCGATAGATCTGCTGGAAATTCAGATAGACGAATTGTGCATCAGGCTTTTAGCACTCTACCAACCGGTTGCGACAGACCTGCGGTTTATCACCTCCGCAATGGAGATCAACAAAGATTTAGAGCGTATAGGTGATCAGGCGGTCAATATCGCGGAACGGACACAGGAGATCATTAAACTACCCATTCTTAAACCATTAATAGATATTCCCCGTATGGCGGAACTGTCTCAGCTGATGGTAAAGGATTCTATCAACTCGCTGGTTAATAAGGACGAGGCTCTGGCCATAGACGTTTGTAAAAGAGATGATGAGGTGGATAAAATTAATGAGCAGATTTTCAGGGAACTCCTGACTTATATGATAGAGGATACGAAGGTGATTACAAGAGCGGTAGAGCTGATATTAGTGGGAAGGCACCTGGAACGAATTGCCGATCACGCCACCAACATTGCTGAGTGCGTAATATTCCTCCTGAAAGGAGAGTGTATAAAGCATAACGTGGGAAAAAGACGCCCTCCGAAAAAAAGAGAAGTCAAAGGCAGTGAAAAATAA
- a CDS encoding transporter — protein MLCVFIKSRIFLCFSLWFCALTAFAGICSADSDNLLSYEETRHDPAAHIRARNDSGNREFPGLQKLAQAGDYHEHNLQESNKEIDADAAKELIRPESLHYPLFLGLCCGKCGGNMPLNIPGGGTPEPHEFRIKTNLNWMKMVGLRRGTHNRSRQDALKQYMAVPRKMDMTMGNFSIGYAFSDRFFLGAMGMYMNKDMSMINRENKKSKMQSQGVGDTMLMTKTLVYADDLLFPTNQVSVLLGLSIPTGSIDQDQRGSLLPYSMQLGSGTFDPFVGILYEGSRTPLWWGFNISYLSRLYENYKSYNLGDKFQFDLYGMYQIRHDLVAELQFNGKYTGDIEGQAREIQQGGTGHMMGNPNLPFMSNLFDPDNYGGSSLDVRFGVQWQPFHNHILNAQIAFPLFQNLHGTQMEQDFTATLSYYVEFPLGKSRRFSKERSGLDILGF, from the coding sequence ATGTTATGTGTTTTTATAAAAAGTAGAATTTTTCTCTGTTTTTCATTGTGGTTCTGTGCACTTACCGCATTTGCAGGAATCTGTAGTGCCGATTCAGACAATTTACTTTCGTATGAGGAAACCCGCCATGACCCAGCTGCTCATATCAGAGCGCGAAACGATAGTGGCAACAGGGAGTTTCCGGGTTTGCAGAAATTAGCGCAGGCCGGTGACTATCATGAGCACAACCTGCAGGAGAGTAATAAAGAGATTGACGCTGATGCCGCAAAGGAGCTTATTCGGCCTGAAAGCCTGCACTATCCCCTCTTTCTCGGCCTCTGCTGCGGGAAATGTGGAGGTAACATGCCTCTGAATATTCCGGGTGGTGGGACACCGGAGCCGCATGAATTCAGGATTAAGACAAACTTAAACTGGATGAAGATGGTCGGATTAAGAAGGGGTACACACAACAGAAGCCGCCAGGATGCCTTGAAACAGTATATGGCAGTGCCCAGAAAAATGGATATGACAATGGGCAACTTTTCAATAGGATACGCTTTTTCAGACCGGTTTTTTCTCGGAGCAATGGGCATGTACATGAATAAAGACATGTCAATGATCAACAGGGAAAACAAAAAGTCAAAGATGCAGTCACAGGGTGTCGGAGATACAATGCTCATGACAAAGACTTTAGTTTACGCAGATGATCTCCTCTTTCCGACAAACCAGGTATCCGTACTCCTGGGGTTAAGTATACCAACCGGTTCAATAGACCAGGACCAGAGGGGGAGTCTGCTTCCCTACAGCATGCAGTTGGGATCAGGCACTTTTGATCCTTTTGTAGGAATACTCTATGAGGGTTCCAGGACACCACTTTGGTGGGGATTTAATATAAGTTATCTTTCACGGTTATATGAGAACTACAAAAGCTATAATCTTGGGGATAAGTTTCAATTTGATTTATATGGAATGTATCAGATACGTCACGATTTAGTTGCAGAACTCCAGTTTAACGGGAAATATACAGGTGACATTGAGGGACAGGCAAGAGAGATTCAGCAAGGCGGAACTGGGCACATGATGGGGAATCCCAACCTCCCTTTTATGAGCAACCTGTTTGATCCTGACAACTATGGGGGTAGCTCACTGGATGTTAGATTCGGAGTTCAGTGGCAGCCGTTTCATAATCATATCTTGAACGCACAAATTGCCTTCCCGCTGTTTCAGAATCTCCATGGAACGCAAATGGAGCAGGACTTTACGGCAACACTATCGTATTATGTTGAGTTCCCTTTGGGCAAAAGCAGGCGTTTTTCAAAAGAGAGATCAGGTCTCGATATATTAGGATTTTGA
- the nikR gene encoding nickel-responsive transcriptional regulator NikR, translated as MEEIVRFWVSIDSRLLKQFDRYIAEKGYENRSEAIRDLIRNNLVDKEWKVGTSETVGTITIIYNHHKRELTDTLTNIQHKYHTLMISTLHVHLDSHNCLEVLVVKGKAKKITDIANRLIGTKGVMHGKLTTTTLGKDLR; from the coding sequence GTGGAAGAAATCGTCAGGTTCTGGGTCTCAATTGACTCCAGACTACTCAAACAATTTGACCGGTACATTGCAGAAAAAGGTTATGAAAACAGGTCTGAGGCTATCAGAGACCTTATAAGGAATAATCTGGTTGATAAGGAATGGAAGGTTGGAACGAGTGAAACTGTCGGTACCATTACGATAATATATAACCATCACAAGCGTGAATTGACAGATACGCTTACAAATATTCAGCATAAATACCACACACTGATGATTTCTACACTGCACGTCCACCTTGATTCCCATAACTGCCTGGAAGTATTGGTTGTTAAAGGAAAGGCCAAGAAAATAACGGATATAGCTAACAGGCTTATCGGGACAAAAGGTGTGATGCACGGAAAGTTAACAACTACAACGTTAGGTAAAGACTTACGGTAG
- the pstA gene encoding phosphate ABC transporter permease PstA yields MNKLFKNGDPYIWLTAGTLAISILMITGLIALILVKGLGMFWPHRLVQYTLKDGTAVMGEIAKKESVPDKKDFYRTKLKVGNREVYALDFRWIENQNIVSQEYPQSALTIERDEWGNMYGFFKGLKVDGRIKPFELADMRPLLKENEKLHKMIRHIEKKEIGKINHKTEKFRLQLKELGMRQQSGTVQEKIQSIQASIEELEKFYQKKVEILDDLYTSAREHEVVIALVDGSERVLPIFQIIRIYAPNEMGIFEKFYCYLQKVCEFLLDEPREANTEGGIFPAIFGTVLMVLIMTIAAVPLGVLTAVYLKEYTSDNIFARLVRISVNNLAGVPSIVFGVFGLGFFIYFVGGGIDKMFFHEALPTPTFGTGGILWASLTLALLTVPVVVVTTEEGLSAVPKSLKEASYALGATKFETIWRVVLPQATPGILTGTILAMARAAGEVAPLMITGVVKLAPSLPLDSNFPYIHFERKFMHLGFHVYDVGFQSPNIEAALPMVYTTTLVLVLTVLTLNLGAILVRNKLRKKYTVSSV; encoded by the coding sequence ATGAATAAGCTCTTTAAGAACGGTGATCCATATATCTGGCTTACGGCAGGTACACTTGCGATAAGTATACTGATGATAACGGGATTAATTGCCCTCATCCTGGTAAAGGGATTGGGAATGTTCTGGCCGCACAGGCTGGTTCAATATACCCTCAAGGATGGTACTGCCGTTATGGGAGAAATTGCAAAAAAGGAGTCTGTACCAGATAAAAAAGATTTCTATAGAACAAAGTTAAAGGTCGGTAATAGAGAGGTGTATGCCTTAGACTTTCGCTGGATTGAAAATCAGAACATTGTTTCACAGGAATATCCTCAGTCTGCATTGACCATTGAACGGGACGAGTGGGGCAACATGTATGGTTTTTTTAAAGGTCTGAAAGTGGATGGCAGGATTAAACCTTTTGAGCTGGCTGACATGAGGCCATTGTTAAAGGAAAACGAAAAGCTTCATAAAATGATTCGACATATTGAAAAAAAAGAGATTGGTAAGATAAACCACAAAACAGAAAAGTTCCGTCTTCAGTTGAAAGAACTGGGGATGAGACAGCAGTCTGGAACTGTTCAGGAAAAGATACAATCAATCCAGGCCAGTATAGAAGAACTGGAAAAATTCTACCAGAAAAAGGTAGAAATACTTGACGATCTCTATACGAGTGCACGTGAGCATGAGGTGGTAATAGCACTGGTGGATGGAAGTGAACGGGTATTACCAATTTTCCAGATTATCCGCATCTACGCACCCAATGAAATGGGTATTTTCGAAAAATTCTATTGTTACCTTCAGAAGGTTTGTGAGTTTCTACTGGATGAACCGAGAGAAGCAAACACGGAAGGAGGTATTTTCCCGGCGATCTTCGGTACGGTTTTAATGGTTCTCATCATGACTATCGCAGCTGTTCCGCTTGGCGTTTTGACTGCCGTATACCTTAAAGAATATACCAGTGATAATATTTTTGCCAGACTTGTGAGGATATCCGTTAATAATCTTGCCGGTGTCCCTTCAATTGTCTTCGGGGTCTTTGGCCTTGGCTTTTTCATATACTTTGTTGGTGGCGGTATTGATAAGATGTTTTTTCATGAGGCATTACCAACCCCGACTTTTGGAACCGGCGGAATACTCTGGGCATCTCTCACCCTTGCACTTCTGACGGTACCAGTCGTGGTTGTGACCACCGAAGAAGGGTTATCTGCTGTTCCAAAATCATTAAAAGAAGCCTCGTATGCACTGGGAGCAACAAAATTTGAAACAATCTGGAGAGTAGTACTTCCACAGGCTACTCCAGGAATTCTTACGGGTACAATACTTGCAATGGCAAGGGCAGCAGGGGAAGTAGCACCTCTGATGATTACGGGTGTGGTTAAACTTGCCCCATCTCTTCCCCTGGACAGCAATTTTCCTTATATACATTTTGAACGGAAATTTATGCACCTGGGATTTCATGTGTACGACGTGGGTTTTCAGTCTCCCAACATAGAAGCTGCTCTCCCAATGGTCTATACCACAACCCTTGTCCTGGTTTTAACGGTGCTTACCTTAAACCTTGGAGCAATACTCGTACGCAATAAACTGAGAAAGAAATATACGGTCTCCTCAGTATAG